From Saccharomyces kudriavzevii IFO 1802 strain IFO1802 genome assembly, chromosome: 13, a single genomic window includes:
- the SEC59 gene encoding dolichol kinase (similar to Saccharomyces cerevisiae SEC59 (YMR013C); ancestral locus Anc_2.560): MVAIVPHVSFTTANSAQKTKGSQIPPEEIRKINMRALKVNLREGSRGFECFFSNFIQIFILLGTFCYGFKRLQPWSSDGIDTSYKQIFVNVLVVGLIMISVVFIKYWQHGRGSLPKFDTVYSLYLPFMISLLFDTPSTVINTILILSVLDSYEWDTQLIVVILQFCLVFFNFESDDREKNIVSIIINSLLSLILKYIGQLKSLDNIDSNLFSIILTNILYLSEADSIQFRILRGIIIALITVISINYMLNKIMHVKPFILSIFFAVGLPAFTSIFIQLEGDRNPLFWLVEYILESATRQKILFAWSSILMLSIPSILIEKDSLSLNTSRKLWHFIIFLLIVPSFQIDSNFVKIALSGTIPVFLSIEYIRFQNLPPLGSVVEKHLRRFADARDHSGPLIISYLYLLIGISTPLLMNNSPMGLIGLGIGDSLASIIGKKYGRIRWRGTQKTIEGTFAFIITSYVVCLILFYFDRAVIFNHLTALQLLGVCTLSGVLEGNSVLNDNILIPAFMMICEKLFTL, from the coding sequence ATGGTTGCTATTGTACCTCATGTTTCCTTTACCACAGCTAATTCTGCTCAGAAAACTAAAGGAAGCCAAATACCACCAGAGGAGATCCGGAAGATCAATATGAGAGCTCTTAAAGTTAATTTGAGGGAGGGTTCTCGAGGTTTTGAGTGCTTTTTTTCGAACTTTATCCAGATATTCATACTGCTGGGCACTTTTTGTTACGGTTTCAAAAGGCTTCAGCCGTGGTCTAGTGATGGCATTGACACGTCTTATAAACAAATCTTCGTAAATGTCCTCGTGGTtggattgataatgataagtgtggttttcatcaaatattGGCAACATGGCCGCGGGAGCTTACCTAAGTTTGATACCGTTTACAGTTTATATTTACCCTTCATGATTTCATTATTGTTTGATACACCTTCTACAGTAATAAATACTATACTGATTCTTTCGGTACTGGATTCCTATGAATGGGACACTCAATTAATAGTGGTGATTTTACAGTTCTGCCtcgtatttttcaattttgaatctGATGACAGGGAAAAGAATATTGTCAGCATTATAATAAACTCGTTGCTGTCGTTGATTTTAAAATATATTGGACAACTGAAGAGCTTAGACAATATCGACTCTAATCTATTTAGTATCATACTAACGAATATATTATACCTTTCTGAAGCAGACTCAATACAATTTAGAATTTTGAGGGGCATTATCATTGCTCTCATAACGgtaatttcaataaattatATGCTCAATAAAATAATGCACGTTAAaccttttattttgtcGATATTTTTTGCTGTTGGACTTCCCGCTTTTACGAGtatcttcattcaattAGAAGGCGACAGAAACCCGCTATTCTGGTTGGTAGAATATATCTTAGAATCTGCCACCCGTCAAAAGATCCTATTTGCTTGGTCTTCCATTCTTATGCTGTCTATACCAAGTattttgattgaaaaagatagTCTATCATTGAATACCTCCCGAAAATTGTGGcatttcatcattttcttaCTCATAGTACCGTCATTCCAAATAGATTCAAATTTCGTGAAAATTGCGTTGTCCGGAACAATACCAGTCTTCTTATCAATCGAATATATAAGGTTTCAAAACTTACCACCGCTGGGATCTGTTGTTGAAAAGCATCTTAGAAGGTTTGCGGACGCCAGAGACCACAGCGGGCCTTTGATCATTTCATACCTTTATTTACTGATCGGAATATCCACGCCTTTACTAATGAATAATTCTCCTATGGGTTTAATAGGGCTGGGAATTGGTGATTCGCTTGCATCCATTATTGGTAAAAAGTATGGCCGTATTCGTTGGCGAGGCACTCAGAAAACTATAGAGGGAACTTTTGCCTTCATAATTACTAGTTATGTTGTTTGCTTGATCTTATTCTATTTTGATAGGGCAGTCATTTTTAATCATTTGACTGCTTTACAATTACTCGGCGTTTGTACGCTGAGCGGAGTACTAGAAGGTAATAGTGTACttaatgataatattttgataCCTGCATTTATGATGATTTGCGAAAAATTGTTTACCCTTTGA
- the BUD22 gene encoding Bud22p (similar to Saccharomyces cerevisiae BUD22 (YMR014W); ancestral locus Anc_2.561), translated as MTSDSSVSVYKLDQLEYQYHYLTKTLEKFEPRYPKTPKLYNCIGKKNKKKVERLLSSLELKTLNKELDESYSKLLNNKIHYYETHLSKCIKEQVQKMAQKDSSKTREAKRNKTATMEMEKMLGTQLSLDDLVLFMTRFKLIKILHQRIKQKSKKIEGDTNAKAWLDNSDYSVYINDKANKWNPSSIWNNVITKLPDCEKLNAVIGQSKTVQNLVDSFDLSICLIFGFDVSAMKAKKYEAREKQSKTTPAPANNEHKADDNDEEKNMDRSSHTNTGPTQSNREITSDDEDLLVKQYEGMLASSGDEEEGEGNINPNINYNEVTDEDEDDDGEEDISTEENEPRRKKAKVHNLPELMAGYYSGDDSEEDSDEEDMNVKGRKKNGTVDDHTAREQMSNEPKRKNRRGQRARRKIWEKKYGSQAKHVQIELEKEMEERKQRQIEYEGRVAKREARAAELQESRDKERKREGRRAEVSRRKETETTATGEDHPSWIAKRLAEEKLQKTKFEGKKIKFD; from the coding sequence atgacttCTGATTCCTCCGTCTCGGTCTACAAGCTGGATCAATTGGAGTACCAATATCATTATTTAACGAAGACATTGGAGAAGTTCGAACCAAGATATCCGAAAACCCCAAAATTGTACAATTGTATCggcaaaaagaacaagaaaaaagttgaaaggCTATTGAGCTCTttagaattgaaaactttaaatAAAGAACTGGATGAAAGCTACTCAAAGTTACTCAACAATAAGATTCATTACTACGAGACCCATTTATCGAAATGTataaaagaacaagttcaaaaaatggctcAAAAAGACTCCAGTAAAACAAGAGAAGCTAAGAGGAACAAAACTGCAACTATGGAAATGGAGAAAATGCTTGGCACACAACTTTCATTAGATGACTTAGTACTGTTCATGACTAGATTCAAGCTAATCAAGATTTTGCATCAAAGAATTAAACaaaagagcaaaaagaTTGAAGGTGACACGAATGCTAAAGCTTGGTTGGATAATAGTGATTACAGTGTTTACATTAACGATAAAGCAAATAAATGGAACCCCAGTAGTATCTGGAACAATGTTATCACGAAGCTACCCGATTGTGAAAAGTTAAATGCGGTGATTGGTCAAAGTAAAACCGTTCAAAATTTGGTTGATTCCTTTGATTTGAGTATTTGTCTCATATTTGGATTTGATGTGAGTGCTATGAAAGCAAAGAAGTATGAGGCAAGAGAAAAGCAATCTAAGACCACTCCAGCGCCCGCCAATAATGAGCACAAGGCtgatgacaatgatgaggaaaagaaCATGGATAGGAGTTCTCATACGAATACCGGACCAACTCAAAGTAATAGGGAAATAACATCAGACGATGAAGACCTATTGGTAAAACAATATGAGGGCATGTTGGCCAGTTCAggagatgaagaagaaggtgaagGAAACATAAACCCCAATATCAATTACAATGAAGTGacagatgaagatgaagatgacgatggCGAAGAGGACATTAGTACAGAGGAGAATGAACCAAGGAGAAAGAAGGCGAAGGTACATAACTTGCCTGAACTAATGGCTGGCTATTATAGTGGGGATGACAGCGAGGAAGATAGTGACGAGGAAGATATGAATGTGAAgggaaggaaaaagaatggtACTGTGGATGACCATACGGCTAGGGAACAAATGTCAAATGAaccaaagagaaaaaacagaCGAGGACAGagagcaagaagaaagatttgggagaaaaaatatggcTCCCAAGCCAAGCATGTGCAAATAGAGTTGGAGAAGGAAATGGAAGAGAGAAAGCAAAGACAAATCGAATACGAAGGAAGAGTAGCTAAACGTGAAGCTAGAGCAGCAGAATTACAAGAAAGTAGGGATAAAGAACGTAAACGTGAAGGTAGACGTGCTGAAGTGTCTCGCAGGAAGGAAACAGAAACAACCGCCACTGGCGAAGATCATCCTTCTTGGATTGCAAAGAGACTAGCTGAAGAAAAGTTACAAAAAACTAAATTTGAAGGTAAAAAGATTAAATTTGATTGA
- the ERG5 gene encoding C-22 sterol desaturase (similar to Saccharomyces cerevisiae ERG5 (YMR015C); ancestral locus Anc_2.562) — MSSIAENIIQQATHNSTLHQLAKDESSLGVTTAFSILETIKSMSYLKIFATLICILLVWDQVAYQIKKGSIAGPKFKFWPIIGPFLESLDPKFEEYKAKWASGPLSCVSIFHKFVVIASTRDLARKILQSSKFVKPCVVDVAVKILRPCNWVFLDGKAHTDYRKSLNGLFTKQALAQYLPSLEQIMDKYMDKFVRLSKENNYEPQVFFHEMREILCALSLNSFCGNYITEDQVRKIADDYYLVTAALELVNFPIIIPYSKTWYGKKTADMAMKIFENCAQMAKDHIAAGGKPVCVMDAWCKLMHDAKNSNDDESRIYHREFTNKEISEAVFTFLFASQDASSSLACWLFQIVADRPDVLAKIREEQLAVRNNDMSTELNLDLIEKMKYTNMVIKETLRYRPPVLMVPYVVKKNFPVSPSYTAPKGAMLIPTLYPALHDPEVYENPDDFIPERWVEGSKATEAKKNWLVFGCGPHVCLGQTYVMITFAALLGKFALYTDFHHKVTPLSEKIKVFATIFPKDDLLLTFKKRDPITGEVFE, encoded by the coding sequence ATGAGTTCTATCGCAGAGAATATAATACAACAGGCCACTCACAATTCTACATTGCACCAATTGGCCAAGGATGAGTCGTCCTTAGGTGTCACCACTGCCTTCAGCATTCTGGAAACAATTAAGTCTATGtcatatttgaaaatttttgcaaCTTTAATCTGTATTCTTTTGGTTTGGGACCAAGTAGCATACCAAATAAAGAAGGGTTCCATTGCAGGTCCAAAATTTAAGTTCTGGCCCATTATTGGtccatttttggaatcTTTAGATCctaaatttgaagaatataaGGCCAAGTGGGCTTCCGGTCCACTTTCCTGTGTCTCCATTTTCCATAAATTTGTTGTTATCGCATCAACTAGAGATTTGGCAAGAAAGATCTTGCAATCCTCTAAATTCGTTAAACCTTGTGTTGTCGATGTTGCtgtgaaaattttaagGCCATGCAATTGGGTCTTTCTGGATGGTAAAGCTCATACTGATTACAGAAAATCATTGAACGGTCTTTTCACTAAGCAAGCTTTGGCACAGTACTTGCCTTCATTAGAACAAATCATGGATAAATACATGGATAAATTTGTTCGTCTatcaaaagagaataaCTATGAGCCTCAAGTCTTTTTCCATGAAATGAGAGAAATTCTTTGTGCTTTATCATTAAATTCTTTCTGTGGTAATTATATCACTGAGGACCAAGTGAGAAAGATTGCTGATGATTACTATTTGGTCACTGCGGCATTAGAATTGGTTAATTTCCCTATCATTATCCCTTACAGTAAGACATGGTACGGTAAGAAGACAGCTGACATGGCCatgaagatttttgaaaactgtGCTCAAATGGCAAAGGACCACATTGCCGCCGGTGGTAAACCAGTTTGTGTTATGGATGCCTGGTGTAAATTGATGCATGATGCAAAGAATAGTAACGACGATGAATCTAGAATCTACCACAGAGAATTCACTAATAAGGAAATTTCCGAAGCAGTTTTCACTTTCCTATTCGCCTCTCAGGATGCTTCCTCCTCTTTGGCTTGTTGGCTGTTCCAAATTGTTGCTGATCGTCCAGACGTTCTAGCCAAAATTAGAGAAGAACAATTGGCTGTCCGTAACAACGATATGTCTACTGAATTGAATCTCGATTTGATcgagaaaatgaaatacaCTAACATGGTCATCAAGGAAACTCTACGTTACAGACCCCCTGTCCTAATGGTTCCATATGTCGTTAAGAAAAACTTCCCAGTCTCTCCTAGCTATACCGCCCCAAAGGGCGCTATGTTGATTCCAACCTTATATCCGGCTTTGCATGACCCTGAAGTTTACGAAAATCCTGATGACTTCATCCCTGAAAGATGGGTAGAGGGTTCAAAGGCCactgaagcaaaaaaaaactggttAGTTTTCGGTTGTGGCCCACATGTTTGCCTAGGTCAAACATATGTCATGATCACCTTCGCTGCTTTGTTGGGTAAATTTGCTCTGTACACCGATTTCCATCATAAGGTCACTCCATtaagtgaaaaaatcaaggtTTTCGCCAccatttttccaaaagacGACTTATTATtgactttcaaaaagaggGATCCAATTACTGGAGAAGTCTTTGAATAA
- the SOK2 gene encoding Sok2p (similar to Saccharomyces cerevisiae PHD1 (YKL043W) and SOK2 (YMR016C); ancestral locus Anc_2.564) — MPIGNPISRNNIKPNHMHQDSNMSTVSNKERTIDQPVQQQQQQYLGQSVQPLMPVSYQYVVPEQWPYPQYYQQPPPQSQQQQQTQPQLYQVQESFQSSGSDSNVSNPPSTSLAIPSTANTAGLPNGSAVGGNNSNTNSSNNVPYYYYFPQMQGQQSMAYSYPQAYYYYSANSDGTTNSNGVASSATNIQAPNSDLEKNYSTYELQQQQQQQLQAQPYPTHPSKIGNVFSKSSRSGPPSDSSTGSMSPNSNRTSRNSNSSASLSQQPPISNYPQPSTYQYPGFHKTSSIPNSHSPIPPRSLTTPTQGPPAVQNGTLSYNLPQVGLLAQQQQQQQQVSPLYDGNSITPPVKPITDQDAYLSASGQGKSDQQYDPMVKAMNSFQTTTIRHPMPLIATTNATGNNSNSTSANIIRPRVTTTMWEDEKTLCYQVEANGISVVRRADNDMINGTKLLNVTKMTRGRRDGILKAEKIRHVVKIGSMHLKGVWIPFERALAIAQREKIADYLYPLFIKDIQNVLKQNNPGNESSSSSSSAGLKSISPCTYYQPIDNYQGVSAPPNASAVQLAYSSMNLNNKIVPNNPMPTVTTIAPGQRPMSKYPMPNSNHVDGSAITSLQNLSTAMPMKQQPVNSAVSPLSYPRNTIISPVSRLGNTPSHSKALAPSQPAQNTNQASEANVGCIHTGITLPKVGSESTSTSHPEWSKEAGSINNVQDDQITNESRSSQLPISALTSTDTDMTSASEEVAQSTEPTEGELIKELKSPERQLDKPEDDLKKEAAIGDMEKQDQ; from the coding sequence ATGCCTATTGGTAATCCCATCAGCAGAAATAATATTAAGCCCAACCATATGCACCAAGATTCCAATATGAGCACCGTAAGCAATAAGGAACGTACAATTGATCAGCCAGtgcaacagcagcagcagcaataTCTCGGTCAGAGCGTTCAGCCTTTGATGCCCGTGTCCTATCAATACGTGGTGCCTGAACAGTGGCCTTATCCACAATATTATCAGCAACCGCCACCTCAATctcagcagcaacagcaaacTCAGCCTCAGCTATATCAAGTGCAAGAGTCCTTCCAGAGTAGCGGTTCTGATTCAAACGTTTCCAATCCGCCGTCCACATCACTAGCTATTCCTTCCACGGCTAATACCGCTGGTTTGCCAAATGGCTCTGCAGTGGGTGGTAATAACAGCAATACTAATAGTAGCAACAACGTGCCATACTACTATTACTTCCCACAAATGCAAGGCCAACAATCAATGGCCTATTCTTATCCTCAGGcatattattactattctGCAAACAGTGATGGCACCACTAATTCTAACGGCGTAGCGTCATCTGCAACTAATATTCAAGCCCCAAATtctgatttggaaaaaaactaCTCAACCTATGAAttacagcagcaacagcagcagcagctaCAAGCTCAACCTTACCCAACGCATCCATCAAAGATTGGTAAtgtattttcaaaatccaGTAGATCGGGACCTCCCTCCGACTCATCGACTGGTTCAATGTCTCCAAATTCCAACCGTACCAGCCGCAACAGTAATAGCAGCGCGTCCTTATCGCAACAACCTCCAATTTCGAATTATCCACAACCTTCCACATACCAGTATCCCGGTTTCCACAAGACCTCCTCGATTCCCAATTCACATTCTCCGATTCCTCCCAGATCTTTGACAACGCCAACTCAAGGTCCACCAGCCGTTCAAAATGGTACATTGAGTTACAACCTTCCTCAGGTGGGCTTACTAGcgcaacagcaacagcaacagcagcaagTGAGCCCGTTGTACGATGGAAACTCCATAACACCGCCAGTCAAACCCATCACAGACCAAGATGCTTATTTAAGTGCAAGCGGACAGGGAAAATCGGATCAACAGTATGACCCAATGGTGAAAGCCATGAATTCTTTCCAAACAACCACCATAAGACACCCAATGCCATTAATAGCCACTACTAATGCTACAGGCAATAATAGCAACAGTACTTCCGCAAATATAATAAGACCAAGAGTAACTACAACTATGTGGGAGGATGAAAAGACACTATGTTATCAAGTCGAAGCTAACGGCATTTCCGTGGTAAGAAGAGCGGATAACGATATGATTAATGGTACCAAGTTATTGAACGTTACTAAAATGACAAGAGGTAGACGAGATGGTATTCTGAAAGCAGAAAAAATCAGGCATGTGGTAAAAATTGGCTCTATGCATCTAAAGGGTGTTTGGATACCGTTCGAGCGTGCCCTAGCAATAGcacaaagagaaaaaattgccgATTATCTCTATCCTCTATTCATTAAGGACATCCAGAATGTAttaaaacaaaacaatccTGGTAATGAAAGTAGCAGCAGTAGTAGTAGCGCTGGTCTCAAATCTATAAGTCCGTGCACATATTACCAACCTATCGATAATTATCAGGGTGTTAGTGCCCCTCCAAACGCATCTGCTGTCCAATTGGCATACTCCTCAATGAATCTGAACAATAAAATAGTACCTAATAATCCTATGCCAACTGTAACTACAATCGCTCCCGGCCAAAGACCGATGAGTAAATACCCAATGCCCAATTCGAACCACGTTGATGGATCTGCGATAACTAGTCTACAAAACCTTTCAACAGCAATGCCAATGAAGCAACAACCAGTCAATAGCGCAGTTTCTCCGCTATCTTATCCACGCAATACTATAATAAGTCCCGTGAGTAGGTTGGGAAATACACCCAGCCATTCAAAAGCCTTGGCACCTTCTCAACCCGCGCAAAATACAAACCAAGCATCTGAGGCAAATGTGGGGTGTATTCATACGGGGATCACTCTTCCAAAAGTGGGATCTGAATCGACATCGACATCGCATCCTGAATGGTCTAAGGAAGCCGGCAGTATCAATAACGTACAAGATGACCAAATTACAAATGAGTCGCGATCTAGCCAACTACCGATCTCTGCACTGACTTCAACGGATACCGATATGACAAGTGCAAGTGAAGAAGTGGCACAGTCAACCGAGCCTACCGAAGGTGAACTCATCAAGGAACTTAAATCTCCTGAACGGCAACTGGATAAACCTGAAGATGATTTAAAAAAGGAAGCTGCCATTGGTGATATGGAAAAGCAAGATCAGTAA
- the SPO20 gene encoding Spo20p (similar to Saccharomyces cerevisiae SPO20 (YMR017W)) has protein sequence MGFRKVFASKSHHSRHHHHHHHHSRHNLKLKWQNHGHTLISNVTGSHEVKYLSPFGGSNCIGSRRRDKLQVKIRSLRNRIHKKLHPTCMIDDMATVTSENEYGSYGESKKENLSAISLEELFPKSNRCPIPEQNEEETNSVIHRDLGRIGNENDSPQWGNARNRYNFEYDQYDEDEIVARIKSDIRHTKLNSVKTTNRTVERALEAQMTGKRVLQQLSCQSNQLTKIEDNCDILKIQSNVADRKIDELAHENRSLFALKSPNPFRKKREREKQNQINRLKTKQYQLQQETMKRAQESRANLAVDLASNYDRYDQEEERQRILKYAQKYQFEPDEEDNKMEMDLYGNLEQIQAVSGNLKIMAQAFGREFEAHNSRMFDIENNVEQVDGALQAKRHRLDSMLGRRE, from the coding sequence ATGGGGTTCCGAAAAGTATTTGCTAGCAAATCGCATCATAGccgtcatcatcatcatcatcatcatcatagTCGTCATAATCTTAAACTCAAATGGCAAAATCATGGCCATACACTCATTTCAAACGTTACAGGATCCCATGAAGTAAAATATCTATCGCCGTTTGGGGGTAGTAATTGTATAGGTAGTAGAAGACGTGACAAATTGCAAGTGAAAATTAGATCGTTGAGAAACAGGATTCACAAAAAGCTCCATCCCACATGTATGATTGATGATATGGCTACGGTAACCAGTGAAAATGAGTATGGCTCCTACGGAGAATCTAAAAAGGAGAACCTCTCTGCAATTTCGTTAGAAGAGCTTTTCCCAAAGTCCAACCGGTGCCCAATCCCTGAAcaaaacgaagaagaaacaaatagCGTTATTCACAGGGATTTAGGTAGAATTGGAAACGAGAATGACTCTCCCCAGTGGGGAAACGCAAGAAATCGCTACAATTTCGAGTATGATCAATACGATGAGGATGAAATTGTGGCCAGAATCAAGTCTGACATTAGACACACTAAATTAAATTCTGTCAAAACAACCAACAGAACAGTGGAAAGAGCGCTGGAAGCCCAAATGACTGGGAAAAGGGTTCTTCAACAACTAAGTTGTCAGAGTAACCAACTCACTAAGATTGAGGATAATTGTGATATACTCAAAATCCAATCTAATGTGGCGGATCGAAAAATCGACGAACTCGCCCATGAAAATAGAAGCCTGTTTGCATTAAAGTCGCCCAATCCGtttagaaagaaaagagaaagggaaaaacaGAATCAGATCAATAGATTGAAGACAAAACAGTATCAACTACAGCAAGAAACTATGAAGCGAGCCCAAGAGTCTCGAGCAAATTTGGCTGTAGATTTAGCCTCCAACTATGACCGATACgaccaagaagaagagagacAGCGTATCCTTAAATACGCTCAAAAGTATCAGTTTGAACCTGACGAAGAGGACAACAAAATGGAAATGGATTTGTACGGGAACTTGGAACAAATACAAGCAGTGAGCGGTAACTTAAAAATAATGGCTCAGGCATTTGGCAGAGAGTTCGAAGCACATAATTCGAGGATGTTTGATATTGAGAACAATGTAGAACAAGTGGACGGGGCACTACAAGCCAAACGACACAGATTAGACAGTATGTTGGGAAGAAGGGAATAA
- the PEX9 gene encoding Pex9p (similar to Saccharomyces cerevisiae YMR018W) encodes MNEATCSVTNGNFIHKINNELGLKRSNLGNSSDFERNGSAARNNKTIECIFANSQRGNSGSNIEFQIPLPVGKAHYGGNSGKEDFSKKDQWSKEFFCHYKNKSFDVVKPGKGKHEKCPINFHDKHFTPYHSTMSHQNHIYPYRKACSERSSVSNSNSHWEAQFKLIENQLVNDLIIENTVEERTIGYDYVADYEETIDFRNMLLPLPQEYEFLNSNHYLSKPDPYKIGCILMENGSNLNEVIKAFEAAIFQDPNHVNAWLKLGTVNIENESEANGELALKNCLNLDPDNTSAMETLAIHYINQQNELESLKIFHKWIHLKFSELLHPTAEQINKSIEETPGKSNLVHILESLLNMRITKTDRYDICSVLSILYYSDQKIQQSLESLEFLLSERPNDGIIWNRYGAILANTKSYHSAINAYNKSKLLRPNFTRTRYNLAIAYLNRSDYIKASKTLIEVILLRSNGAEHTNTKIHNKFMQNLKNALIALKKFDLFDDLVNSSRDTKSLILTLKTIYNKIS; translated from the coding sequence ATGAACGAAGCCACTTGTTCCGTAACCAATGGCAACTTCATTCATAAAATTAACAATGAACTCGGACTGAAGCGCAGCAATCTAGGTAACTCTTCTGATTTTGAGCGTAACGGCAGCGCCGCGcgaaataataaaacaatCGAGTGTATTTTTGCTAATTCCCAAAGAGGCAATAGTGGCAGTAATATAGAGTTTCAGATTCCATTACCAGTTGGAAAAGCTCACTATGGCGGAAACAGCGGAAAAGAGGATTTTAGTAAAAAGGACCAATGGTCTAAGGAATTCTTTTGTCATTACAAGAATAAAAGTTTCGATGTGGTTAAGCCTGGCAAAGGCAAGCATGAAAAATGTCCCATTAATTTCCATGATAAGCATTTTACGCCCTATCATAGCACAATGAGTCATCAAAACCACATATATCCTTATAGAAAGGCTTGTAGTGAGCGTTCGTCCGTTTCTAACTCTAATAGCCACTGGGAGGCTCAATTCAAGTTAATTGAAAATCAGCTAGTAAACGATTTAATAATAGAAAACACCGTAGAGGAACGAACCATTGGTTACGACTATGTGGCTGACTATGAAGAAACAATAGACTTTAGGAATATGTTGTTGCCTTTACCACAAGAATATGAATTCCTAAATTCGAATCACTACCTATCCAAGCCGGACCCATATAAAATAGGATGCATACTAATGGAAAACGGCTCGAACTTAAACGAAGTTATAAAGGCCTTCGAAGCGGCCATTTTCCAAGATCCAAATCACGTGAATGCTTGGCTAAAGCTAGGCACAGttaatattgaaaatgaaagcgAAGCCAATGGGGAGCtcgctttgaaaaattgtttaaATTTGGATCCAGATAATACATCCGCAATGGAAACTTTAGCAATTCACTATATAAACCAACAAAATGAGTtagaatctttgaaaatctttcaTAAATGGATTcatttaaaattttcagagCTCTTACATCCCACTGCGGAACAGATCAATAAAAGTATCGAAGAGACTCCAGGAAAATCTAATTTAGTGCATATTCTGGAATCTTTGTTGAATATGCGTATAACAAAAACAGATCGATACGATATTTGTTCAGTATTATCAATCTTATACTATTCAGATCAGAAAATACAGCAGTCGTTGGAAAGCTTGGAATTCTTGCTATCAGAACGACCTAATGATGGAATAATTTGGAATAGATATGGCGCTATACTGGCCAATACTAAGTCATATCACTCCGCGATAAATGCATATAATAAATCTAAATTATTGAGACCAAATTTTACGAGGACACGCTATAATTTGGCAATTGCCTACTTAAATAGGAGTGACTATATCAAAGCAAGTAAAACATTGATTGAAGTTATATTATTACGAAGTAACGGAGCTGAACATACCAACACGAAGATACATAACAAATTTAtgcaaaatttgaagaacgCTCTAATTgctctgaaaaaatttgatttatttgatgatttaGTAAATAGTTCTCGCGACACTAAATCATTAATTTTAACCTTGAAAACTATATACAACAAGATAAGTTAG